The Shewanella pealeana ATCC 700345 genome contains the following window.
AACTTATGCAATCAACAGTATCTGTAACCACTGACGATATTTTATTAAAGCTGTGTCACTCAGTATCTCATGTGCTATTTAGCACAACTCATAGCCAGGTAAGCCACGCTGGTATGGTGCAATCTATCACACGTACCTGCTTGAAACCTGATTTGGGGTGTTTCTCAATTTTTGATGGTGGGTTTTCTGGTCTAGTAGTGATCAATTTCTCGGCCCCAGCAGCAATAGAGATCTACCGGGAATACATGCTTAATATGGGGATGCCGGAATCTGAGCTTGCGTTTTCACATACTTCAGATGAAGTGGGTAATGTGATGGGCGAGCTGATGAATCAGATCTTAGGTGATTTCATCAATAAAATTAGTAAAGAATTACAGACCACTATCAGTCAAAGCCAGCCTAAAATGCTGACCATTAATAAAGAACTGACTATTTCAATTGATACTAATCTAAATGAAGCCGTTGCAAGGCGAGTGTCGTTTAAGACTAAAAATAACCATGTTTTTTACCTTGAGTTTGCAATGGACAAGACTGAGTTTATCAAGCTAAGTGAATTTGAAGTCGATGGGGATTTTGACTTAGATGAACTACTTGCTGAGCACGGTCAGTTGTTAACTACGCCTAAGCGTGCCCAACCAACCAAGGTTCAAGAACATCACCATGTAAAAAACAGCGATGCCGATGATCTACTCGATGAATTAGGACTATAGAGCGGCGGGATCACAGCTATTGATGTTTGTATAAGCCACTAGCCGATATTTTATTCATTTGGAGCTAGCAAAGCCTGTATGTTAAAGAAACTACTGCCTGATTTTTACATGTCCTGTATAACAAGCGTTATACAGGACACACATCGTTCAGCCTTGGCGTTGTAGATATTGATTAATATTGGCTTTAGTTTGTTTAGCAATACTTTGTAGTAGACCAAAGTCTGGGCTGTGTAATTGATAGTCTTGCTGTAGATCTTCAAGCATGGCTAGCCAGAGGCTAGCAGTCATTTCACTATCCGCTAGGGCGCGGTGAAACACGCCGTCATGTTGGATATTCTTATAGCTCACTAAGCTGCCGAGTTTATGGTTTGGAGCTGCTTGATAAAGCCTGCGTGCAATAAGCATGGAACAGGCAAATTGGCCAAGGTAGTGACAGTTTATGCGCTTAAGTTCAGCATCCAAAAAACGTTGATCGAAAGAGGCATTGTGGGCGACCAAGTTATAATCACCGATAAAATCAGCAAATTGTGCCATGACCTCCTCACACGAGGGGGCATCGGCTAACATAGCATTACTGATCCCGGTATAGCTTTCGATAAAACCACTGATCCGAAAGCCTGGATTCATTAATTGCTGAAACCGATCGACGACTTTGCCATCTTTTAGCATTACGGCACCGATTTCAATCGCTCGATCGCCCTGAGTTGGAGATAAACCTGTGGTTTCGAAGTCGAGTACGATAACCGTGTCGGCTGGGCGGCATAAGATTGGATTGCTATAGCTCAATTTAATCATTCATCTGTATTGTTTCTTGGTATTGTATTCATCCCATCATTTCAGTCAATCTGCTTTGTATCTTAATATGCAGCCTATATCTTACTTAATTCATAGCTGCACAGAATAAGCATGTTTCATGATCTCACCGTGATTTTTTTCAGCGAATATTTGTTAAGATCTGCGCAAATTTACGTGAGTTAATAACATGCAATTAGATATCAATGGT
Protein-coding sequences here:
- a CDS encoding DUF3334 family protein, whose protein sequence is MQSTVSVTTDDILLKLCHSVSHVLFSTTHSQVSHAGMVQSITRTCLKPDLGCFSIFDGGFSGLVVINFSAPAAIEIYREYMLNMGMPESELAFSHTSDEVGNVMGELMNQILGDFINKISKELQTTISQSQPKMLTINKELTISIDTNLNEAVARRVSFKTKNNHVFYLEFAMDKTEFIKLSEFEVDGDFDLDELLAEHGQLLTTPKRAQPTKVQEHHHVKNSDADDLLDELGL
- a CDS encoding 3'-5' exonuclease — its product is MIKLSYSNPILCRPADTVIVLDFETTGLSPTQGDRAIEIGAVMLKDGKVVDRFQQLMNPGFRISGFIESYTGISNAMLADAPSCEEVMAQFADFIGDYNLVAHNASFDQRFLDAELKRINCHYLGQFACSMLIARRLYQAAPNHKLGSLVSYKNIQHDGVFHRALADSEMTASLWLAMLEDLQQDYQLHSPDFGLLQSIAKQTKANINQYLQRQG